The genomic stretch GCCCTCGCTATGCTCTGTCTGAGCTGCGTCCAACGCTGCGACGCCATGCTCTCATCACGCTCGGACACGAAGAAGAGGAGCCACGATGTACGCGTCCATTCGCGATGGAACCGCGCTGAGCGCCGGGTTCGCCTCGATCCGTGAGGCGGCAGAGGCGTGCGAGATACACGCCTTTGAGCTCGATCTGACCCCGGACATGCGGGCCCCTTCCGCCGTCAGCCCAGACCAGTTCACGCTGGACTCCGACCAGGCTCTTACGCGGTACAAGTGCCATCTGGCAGAGAACGGACTCCGTCCCGCAGGCTTCCTGCTCGCCTCAGACTTCAGCTCTTCGGAGCGCGACCGTGTCGTCGACTGGGTCATCCAGGCGGCTCGGGCGGCGAATGCCGTCGGGATGGCGGCGATTCGCGTCGATTCGGCGATGCGCCGCGAACGTGAGATGGCCACGCCAGAGCGGATCGATCTCTTTGTCGAATGCCTGTCGCAAGCCGTCGAAGCCACGTCCGACTTGACCGTCGGATTCGGAATCGAGAACCACGGCGCGGGAGGCAACAACCGAGAGTTCCTCGACGGCGTGTTCGCGGGCGTCGGTTCAGACCGCGTCGGAATGACGATGGACATGGGCAACTTCTACTGGTCCGGGATGCCGTTGTCCGAGGTCTACCAAACGCTGGAGCACTTCGCGTCGCGGACGAAACACACGCACGTCAAGAACATCAACTATCCGGCCTCCGAGCGCGAGAAGCGGCGACCCATCGGCTGGGAATACGGCAAGTACGCATGCCCCATCGAGGAGGGCGAC from Candidatus Poribacteria bacterium encodes the following:
- a CDS encoding sugar phosphate isomerase/epimerase; its protein translation is MYASIRDGTALSAGFASIREAAEACEIHAFELDLTPDMRAPSAVSPDQFTLDSDQALTRYKCHLAENGLRPAGFLLASDFSSSERDRVVDWVIQAARAANAVGMAAIRVDSAMRREREMATPERIDLFVECLSQAVEATSDLTVGFGIENHGAGGNNREFLDGVFAGVGSDRVGMTMDMGNFYWSGMPLSEVYQTLEHFASRTKHTHVKNINYPASEREKRRPIGWEYGKYACPIEEGDIDLRRVIGFLRAAGYTGDLSLEDESIGRFPPEERKAVLIRDAQYLRSLL